The segment TAAATATTCCAGTTTCACAATTTTAAGGAAAGAAGGATCTGTTGTGCCTGTAAAAGCAAATTATAGCACTGTTCTTTTTCATAAATGAAGTTTAAGAATTCAACTACTATATATGAGGGAGAAACGCCAGAATTTTTGGGAAGGATTCAGTTAAAGGTCCTCTAAAAACAACGCTCTCCTTCAGAGATCAACAACCAGATGATAGGTCTAGAAAACAAAGCATTTACGAAAAGCGAAAAGTGTGGCCAATGAGGCCTTAGCTTAATGGCAAGGTTGAGGCCCTAAGAACTTTGTGATCCCAAGTTTCAGTCTCACCCTGTGTAAATCATGTAGGGATTCTTAGTTCAGATTTATTTTGGTTAGTTCCACCATGCGTGAGCCCATCCAAAATTATTCTGGTTTAGGTTGGATATATTCCAGTTATCAATCCGGTCGTGCTTTTTATTCTTGATTCTAGTTATAGTTAATTGGCTGTAGTGACTGTAATTGAGTTTGTACTTGATAATTGTTCTTGTAacctcttcaaaaaaaaaaaacaaaaacaaaaaaaaaaaagtgtttctAACATTTCTATATACAAGCTGATATCAGCTGAAAGCTACAGAATCCCAGCTCCGGGAAAACACCTAAGATTATTCAATCCTGTCTTCTACATTAAAACAAAACAACATAAATATCAGCATTCAGCATGTTAGCATTACGGTCATGCAGTCGAATCATCTAGTGCAATGTTAGGTACCTGTGTGTACAGAATTCAGGTACCACTGCGTGTTTGGGAGGAAATTTAACATGTTGTAATCCTGCTCTAAACTCTGAAGCACAATTTGCTCGCTAATATTTAGATATTACAACTACCTCAACATACGATATACATGAGTTACAGCTAAAAAgaggggaagaaaaagaagaaacaaaACCCATCTCACCTCAATGTAGCTTACAATTGCACTTATATCACATCCATTTGTATCTTTAATGGTTGAAAGGGCTTCAAAAATCATTGTGTTATACCTGGTATGATGGAAATAAAAAGAAGAGAAATAGCATCAAGTGCATATTGAAGCAGGGAACATAGCATATTTATCAAGCTACCTTAACACAAAGCAAACTGAACACTCTGCATCTTGAGAAATAAATGGGAGAGACTATACTAATCATATTATATGAAATTCCATTAAACTTGCACATTAAGGCAATGCAGCATCAATTTTGGAAAACACAAAAAACTATGAAATCATTCAAAAGTAAAATTCAACTTAAACCTGCTAACCACAGTAAAGAAGAAAATCATACATAGAGGGGTTTTCAGATTTTGAATTGACCATGAAAAAAACAAATTCagataaaattcattataaaatccAAAAGGCTTTAGGGATGTTTTATTCCACTTCTCACACCACAGGTATGAGAAGATCAGTCATCAACACAGATGTCTTTCAAATAGAGAACAGAAAGAATAGAAATACAAACCTAGGAGCATTCTTCCCATCTATGCCGTTGTTTGAAGAATCACCCACAACAGTATCAGAAGTTACATTGTGAGCACGCAACGCAACTGGAGCAGAAGAATTGGGAGTGTTGGGAAGGGAAGCAACAATGGCTTTTACCTTGGGTGCTCTTGATTTGTCTCTGGCACCTTGAGTAGAAGTACTAACACTCAAATTCCGCCATTTATCCTGCAAATGAGTGCAAACATGAGAAAACCATATAGGTTGACCACAACATAGGAAAGCTATGAAGAACTTAAAATTCACCAAAACTGAGCAATAATTACATGGAAATCGAAAACTAGAATTAACAAATATTTTGTCCTTGGTTTTGAGTTCCAACAGTCTTATGAATATGCATTAGGTTCTTAATGACGAAGGCCCCTGTAAGCTTATATCACCTATCACTGCAATGAACCCACTACAAATTCTTAAATACTTACAAAGCTTTAGCAAGCCTAAATGTTTGATATCATGTAGAACAAAACATTTATTCCCTTTAAGAATTTAAATTGCTATATGCAGCATCACTTAATATGAATTAGGGTAAGATGTTTAGTAGTTTAAGCTTTAACCAAACCACGTGCATTGTACAAACATTCAAGAATTGATTTTAACTTAAACCTCTCACCATTCAACTAAAGtcaaactcaaggtaagatttctTGATGTAAAATATCATCTCAATTAAAacaacgtaaaaaaaaaaattgctacTTATCACAAAATAATCCCTGTGACCAAACAACAAAACAGAGCAAACATAGCATTAGAGGAAAAAGTAAAACGATTTTAAATCCAAAAATCAACTGAAGACAAACAAACAAAAGAAAACGAAGAACCTTGAGGTCAATGTTGGAGCGGTGAGTGAGGAAAGGGGCAAATTCGGGATCTTTAAGGATGTTCTTCCACTTTCCAGGACCGTGTTTGGTGATTCCGGCCAGAAGCGCCTCCTCTTCCTCCGCCGTCCACTTTTGTTTCTGGTTTCCCATTCTAACCCTTCTCGCTTTGTGTGTCTCTCCCACCCTCCTCTATAAACCCTAAAACACCAAGAAGAAACTATACTTTGTTGTTACGTAGCTGCTTGGGGGAAGGGgggttattattattaaaaataacggTTAATGGTTAATACTTATCCTAATAAAAATAGAAGGATTAATCAACAATTTTCCTAAATTCTAACACTActtattagtatttattttattCACAGTTAATAGCAATCATTAACCttctaaaatattaaaaagaaaatgatTAATGATGAATAATTAATACTTAatgctaataaaaataaaataattaattaaaaattttctaaattctatcataattttttattatcCAACATCGATAGTAATGACTTCGTCGATAACAATAACTAATCACTTAAAACACAACGAAAATTAAATCTCTAACCTTATAATTAAGAGAAATATTACCAAATAAATTAAATCATGAATCGTTTTCTTCTCAAGCATCGTTATTTGCCCGCTATTTTTTGACATAACACTAACAAATACGGTAAACCTATGAACATGTGCAAGCAACAAAGCTTGGAACACGTGGACTGAATGTTACCCTCTTCTGTTAATATAGCTTGTAAGGGCCAAAACAAAGCAAAACTCTTTTGAACCACACTAACCAATTTCAATCGAAATAACTATGTTTGTACCTACCACTAGCCAAGGCATAACATGCATGGTCAAAGTATGAAAATGAAGTATGTATAATGAGTTAGCTTATAAGAAACTTAAATGTAAGCTTCACTGCTCGTCATGGGATTGGTTTCAGAACTTAAATATTTATCCGTAAAAGTTTCATAAATAATGTTAATGTAACACTTCATATTATATATAagcatttaaattttaaatttatttttcaaaaataaattttagactACTTTTCAAATTTAATGTTAATCTAAACCAATgtattcttttcattttttttaaatagacAAATTGATGATCACATTTTACATTAACAAGCAAATAATTATATGTAAATTTAGttataaataatacaaataattatataaaattatgtaTGTCATTTCTTGACCAGTGAGACCAAGCCAATTTGAAACTTGGGCTTGGAGTTATTTTAAAATAAGATTGTGATTTTACCTAATTCATtttttggtatattttatatttgttttaataCATGTCTAAAgtttataatttttctttttatcaatTGATATTTATAATATCATAATAATTATAAGGTCTTATTTATTGCAATTTGAGTTTGTGCTTATAAAAAAGAAACTAAACCCTATGACCGCATTTTATAGAATGAAAGGTGAAGACTTAAATTGCTCCAAATAAAGACAATATAATTAAACTTGATTAAGGGTTTGTTCGATTCAATGAAAATAATTTCTGgaatatgttttttttaattcttCTTGGTGTTTGAGGTAAAATTTAGAAATCTATTttccaaaaactgttttagtggcATAAATTTAGTTACATAGTTCTATTTACATTCAAATTAAATAATAACTTTAAATgcttaaatacaatttaatacaCTAAGTAAAAATATTTTAGTTACAACATTTTTCTCAAATGCATCAAATATATAACTATTAAACACAATTATATATTCAAAACAAACCACAATAGTATAACTTTTCAATATTTTGcataccaaataaacatatacaaaCTTGCATAACAATATatctaaaaaaattatattctaaccaatatatataaaaatacacaATAAGTTCACATATCGAATCAATGTATCACGGGGACGGCTTGTGAGATGGAAATGGAGATGCATTGGGTGTTGGATGCATATTTGAGTAATGCTGTTACATTGGGAGATTTCAAAATAGGAAGTGGAATAGATTATTTTGATGCAGTTTTAGGGGCTTCTAGTTCTTCATTGCTGCCACAATTTTCTGACAATTGAGGCTTTAATTATTTACGCATTATAAAGCAAAGGTAGATATTAATTGGTCACCTAATATTTTTCCTTCAGTTTTTGGTGTTGGAAGACAtccattattattttttcaacactaaatgattaaataattaaGTTGAATGAATTGAAGAAACGTAGTTTTGATTGAAATTCTAGAATGTTTTGATGTTAAAAGAATAAATTAAATTACTAAAGTTTAActattaaatagaaaaataatattgTATTAAATACaacaaaattttaagtttaaaagtTATTTAACATCTACCGTCTTTCCGTGAGATTATGCAACATGAAAATATTGAACTCaatagatttttttttcatttgtggAACATTTAGTATTGGTGCATATTATTGTatttctatataaacaaattaTTCAATTCTTTAAAgcaaatttattttaaatctaaCTCATgctaagtgataaaataataggATACTTAAATATAAATTCGTTGATCTTCGATTCAAGATGATGAAGTTAATAGATTTATGTCAATGGAAGTTTATAAAATTGAGAAAAAATCACAAATTATGCAAAAGTCATAGTACTCCTAACAAGCAACTATTGTTCCTATGTCTATCATTCTATCATTTTGCATTACTCTtagatataatttataataatttatctTACAAAAAGATGAGAATGTAATCCAAAAATATAATGTAATAATGCTATAAAAGTTTTACCATGTTCAATAAGGTCACAATATTCTACTGCTATAAATAGCTAAAACATTGAGTACGTTGTATGTTAGtcaattttgtttcatttttttagACGTGTACAGTAATCTTGTGTCGCATTTATAATAAAACCATGTACATATGTACCATTtggaactaaaatattaaaagaaacaaaaattgtTGGTCAAATCCACGAAAGTGGGCGCCCGCCTAACAGTCAAGCCCAAACACTAATTGTGCCGCTTATCTTTCCATGTAAACCATCATTCTCTATGGTACATACAACTCATCGAACTAAGCTTAGATCCACTGATCATGACCGTCTAATTTTCCCACTCCACTCTATCAACGGCTTGTTCTTACTCTCTTTTTTTTATACCGTTTAATTTTATACGCACAAAAGGGAAGCGATCTTTTTTCATTTActgttattatatttttatttccctAAAAAAAGGGTTCTCTTAATAAAAACAAGTGAGATCTACTGTGTTTGATCTTATGCCCGAACGGTCTAAACCCTAACCTTCTCATTTTTAGTCCATTTTTTTCTGAAGTGTTTGATTGGGAGCTTAGAGAATCATGGCTTATGCATCTCATATCATCAATCATTCTAAAAGGGTAACTCTCAAGTTTTTTCATTTCTGGATCCGTTTAttggatttttcttttta is part of the Gossypium arboreum isolate Shixiya-1 chromosome 5, ASM2569848v2, whole genome shotgun sequence genome and harbors:
- the LOC108452920 gene encoding telomere repeat-binding factor 4, with amino-acid sequence MGNQKQKWTAEEEEALLAGITKHGPGKWKNILKDPEFAPFLTHRSNIDLKDKWRNLSVSTSTQGARDKSRAPKVKAIVASLPNTPNSSAPVALRAHNVTSDTVVGDSSNNGIDGKNAPRYNTMIFEALSTIKDTNGCDISAIVSYIEQRHEVPPNFRRLLSSRLRRLVSQGKLEKVQNCYKIREDTLMGTETPTPKQKDVRLRQNSGAIGSGETVEEAAITTAYKVAEAENKSFLAAEAVKEAERVSKMAEDTDSMLQLVKEIYEQCSRGETVILV